Proteins encoded in a region of the Delphinus delphis chromosome 13, mDelDel1.2, whole genome shotgun sequence genome:
- the C13H12orf76 gene encoding uncharacterized protein C12orf76 homolog, whose amino-acid sequence MLHPGWQWLCLGLCSLLLGQAEAPSPVEPPERSRPYAVLRGQNLVLMGTIFSILLVTVILMAFCVYKPIRRR is encoded by the exons ATGTTGCATCCAGGTTGGCAGTGGCTTTGCCTCGGACTGTGCAGCCTCCTGCTGGGACAGGCGGAGGCCCCGAGCCCCGTGGAGCCGCCGGAGCGGAGCCGGCCGTATGCAGTGCTGCGTGGGCAGAACCTGG TGTTGATGGGAACTATTTTCAGCATCCTGCTGGTGACCGTGATCCTTATGGCATTTTGCGTCTACAAGCCCATTCGGCGCCGGTGA